The DNA segment AGACACTGAGGGTGGCGTCATCCAGCAAGCACTGGCTGGGCACAGCCACTTCAGAGGGAGGGCAGGGATGAAGGTGGAGGTGATATCacggagggaggagggagagagcctGGGTGAGCTCCCAGACCCAAAGACCCCACAGAGGCACTAGCCTCGATGCTCTCCAAGCGTCTCCCAGAACCAGAGTATCTGCGCCTTTGACACGTGAGGAATGAGTGCCCAAAGGAGATCTGGGCCCCCATGAGCTCACTGCCACCAACCAGCTGCATGACTTTAGGCATGTCACAGCCTCTCTGAGACCCAAAGACCTTCTAGCCCTTTGTGACCTATCTATAGTTCTAGGTAGGACTTCCATATATACAAATCTCCAATTCATCTTTCAGGACTAAAGGACTGGGAGTAGGGAACCAAGAAAGAGAACTCCAGGTGAGATACCTTTTAAGCAACAGAATCTTCCTGGAGGGCAGAATGTGAATGATTTGGAAGGGGTCAGGTGAGGTCATTGTCCACATCCCAGGAGCTCTGCAGGCAGCTAGACAGATCGCCACTACCGACATGCTGGTCTGTCCTATCCTGTAGGTGGTTTGCTCTTTAAGCTGGACTTTTACAGACGGCCTGGCAATTCTAGCTCTTCAGGGAACAAAGAACTGTGCAAGATGCCAAAGGATGAACTTGGTATCACTACCTGTTTGCAGGGTACCCCAGAAACCATCCTTCTGGTGACTTCCCTCGGCCTGACCTCTGACTGGCAGGTTGGGACCCATCTCAGGGAGAGTCCCAGTGTTCTGCCCCTCAACCCTATTCCCTTTTCCCCCAGTGTGTTCAACTCCGTCCTTAGAGTCCCGCCTCCCCATCCCGACCTACCCAGATGCATCTGTGCCACCCCTGCAGAGCCCAGTGCACACCAGCTGCGCTCTCAACATCTACCTTGGGCTTCTCTGGTGATCTCCAGCGTGGCGGGCTCTGTGGCCCTGTCTGTGGCAGCCTCTGCTGTAGCACGGTCCAGGGCTGGGTCTGTGCTTCTGCTTGGCATCAGTGAGCAGGTGGCTGCTGCAGTCATGCTAATGACATTGTCCAGTGCAGTCTCACCAGTGACTGGGGCTGAGGTGACCGGTACAACCAAACCAGTGGCTGTGCCCAGCCTGTCTGGGTCTGGGTCTGGTACCGCCCAGTCTGTGGCTGTGCCCCCTGTGCTTGTGTCTGGCTTGATTATACCTGCTGTAGCCAAGTCCACGGCTGTGCCCAGCTTGGTACCCAGAGCAGAGAATTCTGTGCCTGTATCCTGTCTGGATGTGACTGCTGTGACATTGATAGCCAAGCTATGTCTGCTGGTGGCCATTGTAGCTAAACGTCTGGCTGTGCCTGGCCTCGTGTTCAGAGTAACCAAATCTAGGGCCATTGTAGGACCCCTGGTAGGGGTGGCCCTTTGAAGATGCAGCCGGGATCTTGGGATACCCCTGAACCGGGGCTTACCTCTTCCTGAAGAAGCTCTGGTAGACACATGGGCAGTCACTGGGACAGGGTGCCTCTGAGCCAGCAGGCCTGGCCCTGCAGAGCCTGGTGGATTCTGGGCTAACCGGGATTGAAAAGGTAGGGCCAGGTAGGAACTCACCAGGGGCTTCTCTACTATGGGCATCCTGCTGGCTTTGGCCAGGCCTGGGCTCCCTGGGCCCTTGGAGTGGACCCTGCCTGCAGGCATCGGCGTCACAGATGGTGAGCCTGGCACGGGCAGCCTCCCACCTCCATGGGTGGCAGCCTCCCTGCCCAGGGTGGACAGCTCTTCCCAGGGAGAAGATGGGGGACCCAAGGGCCATGCCTGGCTGTTCTGACGGAGCGTTAAGGAGATGGAGCTGAGCTTCCTGGACACAAGGCTGTTGCTGGTCTCCTGTGGACCCGCACTCTGCACCCTTGCCCCAAGCCCAGGTCGGCCGGAAGCCTGTGGGCTGTGGCTTTGGGGGAAGGCATCCAAACGGACGGTCTTCCTCAGGACCGGAATGAGGGGAGACACACCTCCAGGGAGCTTTGAAGGGCGGGCAGGGTGCCCCAGCAAGTGGCTGCGGGAGAAGGAGCTTCcgggcctgggggctccaggtggTTGCATCTCACAGTCGTGGTCCATCCCCGTCTTTGGGCTTCCCCTGAGGCGGTCAACAGAGAGAAGGGGCCAGGCGTCAGGGCTGAGGAGCTCAGCTCGCATGTCTTTGATTCCTGTGTAATAAAGAGCATGACAACTTCTTTGCTAGTAGCAAATTAAGTTGTAGTTGTCAATGTTTGTCAGAGTCTTGTAAAATAAGACATtattttcaaatggaaaatatttaaatcataTGAAGTGTTATCGAGTAACTTCATTAAAGCatgatttatcattttaatgttaTACAGCTACTAAGGtatgaaatcatttttaaaattgaggttcattttataattgaaaaagtTGCTAAATATGTGTATGAAGCTTAATTTCAAAATGTAAGTTTTAACAATGAGAAAACAGACTTGTAATCTATTGAGATATATATAAAAGTGTGAGAGGTCCTCAGTGGATCGAGTTGAATGCTAACTGTCAAAAACATAAATGCTGGGTCTGAAGGGGCCTTGTTCAGAGACCCCAGAGGAGAGTGGTGGTTACTGGAAGCCGGTGTATAGGCCTGTCTTTTCCAGAAGGGGCCAGACGGCTCTGGGCTCTCACCCACACAACCAGAACGAGCTCAGGCATCTGGGTAGGAGGGTGAGGGATGACCAGTTCGGCCTGGGCACAAGGTCTGCACCTGGGGCTCCTGCCCAAGAGCAGGAAGGAGCCCTGGGCTGGCCTGCTGGCAGAGCCGGAGTCAGAGCCCGAGCTGAAGAGGACCCTGGAGAAGGGAGGCTTGAGAAGGGAAGTAGTAAAGGCTCGAAGGAGGCAGGAACAAGCCCCAGTCCCTGTGGGGGGAAACTGCCACCCCCAGGGGTGCCAGGCAGCGAGGCTGGCAGAGCTCTGCTGAGGAGAGCATGTGTGGGAGGCAGCAAGCATTAGCTCAGTCTTTGGTGTCAAAGGTGGGAGGCTGGGCCTGGGCTTGGGGAGTCCATGCAGAAGGCCCAAAGGTGAGGCAATGCCGCATCTTTCTGGGAACCCACCGTGGGGCTCCCTGGCTgtaggtgggggatgggggagacAAGGCCACAGGTGCTTGGAGGCCCAGGACCAGCCACAGGCTCTGAAGCCCAGGCTCCGTCCTGGAAGAGGACCCGGTGGGGTCTGCAGGTGGAAAAGGGCTCTTGGGGGCAGTATGACAGAGGGACCAGATGCCCTGGTAGGACAGCAAGGACGCTGTTGAGATactctgtgggctggggtggggctggagaaGGCTTCATCGTCCAGGGGTCAAAGCAATGGACCACCCAGAGGTGGGAAGAGGAGGGGCTGAAGCCTCTGGCTGGTGGTCTGTGAGGATGAGCCATTCCCCAAGTGGGGGACTCCAGGCTCCCAGGGGACCAGCTGGTACAAACTCTGGGCTCCATGTAACTTATCGCTGGAACAAAGCTGTTTCTGCTGCTTTCGACACAGCATGCTGGGATGTgatgctggggaggggagggaggctcaGGCCAGGGCTGGCGGGAGGGGTCCGTGGGAGAGGGAGGCTGGCCCTGTCGCCAGGTCCCTAAGGTCTGGAGCAGGGGCATCTCCATCATCCCGCACCGTGGTGCCCCAGCCCTGCATCCCTGTCCAGCCATGTATTTGTACCCAAGGCTGAGCCGGCCTCCACCCTGACCCACCTGGCCTATCCCTGCAGTTCTGCTCTCCTGCCCTTATTCACAGCCGCAGAAACCTGGGCGCACGCACATTTACCCtgcactcaaccacaaacacaccCATACAGAGAGTAGGCCAGAAGACAGATTTCTGACATTTGTTCTATTGTCACCGGATCCCCATCCCCTCACTGAGCCTACACCCCATAGATTCCATGGTCCCATCCTTCCCCTGCACACAATACCCACCTACCTCTATCAGAGAACAAGAGTGGTCCCGTGGTCCTCAGTCTGGGAAGGTGAGGCTGGCACAGGGCTCACCTCGGCACGCAGTCTGGCCACTGTAATCTGCTCAGGGGCCTTGTCCCTCTGGCCCCCTCATGGGCTTCCACTCAGCCACGATCCCCAGGCTACCATCCCCGGGCCTAGGGCCTAGCCTTCTCCTGACCTGTCCCACCAGCTGCATCcccggctgggctgggctgggctctggggcGGGAGGGGCTGGCTTCTCAGCAGTGGGCGTCAGTGAATGGCTGCTCTGAGCCTCTGGAATCCCAAAGGACCAGGAGGAGCTTGTAACAGCCAAGCTGGGCTGCTCTGGACTCAAGGCCACCTGGGGGGTGGTGCCCTGCAGCCCACCGTCCCCAGACCTACTCTATCTCCCACAGACCTTGACACCTAAAGATATGTCTTCAGTAAGAACAGGGGTGTAGCCACACTCCAGTGGCCCCAGTGCCCATGTCACTTCTGCTTTTCCTCTGCATTAGCCCCCCAACTCTGTTTAGTTCTGTGACCCTCAGACCAATGTGCCCATCACCTCAGGTCTTTCTTGGAGCACGATGGAATTCCTGGAGGCTAGAGCAGGGGCTCTCTT comes from the Manis pentadactyla isolate mManPen7 chromosome 10, mManPen7.hap1, whole genome shotgun sequence genome and includes:
- the SEPTIN3 gene encoding neuronal-specific septin-3 isoform X1; amino-acid sequence: MDHDCEMQPPGAPRPGSSFSRSHLLGHPARPSKLPGGVSPLIPVLRKTVRLDAFPQSHSPQASGRPGLGARVQSAGPQETSNSLVSRKLSSISLTLRQNSQAWPLGPPSSPWEELSTLGREAATHGGGRLPVPGSPSVTPMPAGRVHSKGPGSPGLAKASRMPIVEKPLVSSYLALPFQSRLAQNPPGSAGPGLLAQRHPVPVTAHVSTRASSGRGKPRFRGIPRSRLHLQRATPTRGPTMALDLVTLNTRPGTARRLATMATSRHSLAINVTAVTSRQDTGTEFSALGTKLGTAVDLATAGIIKPDTSTGGTATDWAVPDPDPDRLGTATGLVVPVTSAPVTGETALDNVISMTAAATCSLMPSRSTDPALDRATAEAATDRATEPATLEITREAQGLPETRTDAAMSELVPEPRPKPAVPMKPVSINSSLLGYIGIDTIIEQMRKKTMKTGFDFNIMVVGTEGQSGLGKSTLVNTLFKSQVSRKASSWNREEKIPKTVEIKAIGHVIEEGGVKMKLTVIDTPGFGDQINNENCWEPIEKYINEQYEKFLKEEVNIARKKRIPDTRVHCCLYFISPTGHSLRPLDLEFMKHLSKVVNIIPVIAKADTMTLEEKSEFKQRVRKELEVNGIEFYPQKEFDEDLEDKTENDKIRQESMPFAVVGSDKEYQVNGKRVLGRKTPWGIIEVENLNHCEFALLRDFVIRTHLQDLKEVTHNIHYETYRAKRLNDNGGLPPGEGLPGTALAPVPATPCPTAE
- the SEPTIN3 gene encoding neuronal-specific septin-3 isoform X5 → MDHDCEMQPPGAPRPGSSFSRSHLLGHPARPSKLPGGVSPLIPVLRKTVRLDAFPQSHSPQASGRPGLGARVQSAGPQETSNSLVSRKLSSISLTLRQNSQAWPLGPPSSPWEELSTLGREAATHGGGRLPVPGSPSVTPMPAGRVHSKGPGSPGLAKASRMPIVEKPLVSSYLALPFQSRLAQNPPGSAGPGLLAQRHPVPVTAHVSTRASSGRGKPRFRGIPRSRLHLQRATPTRGPTMALDLVTLNTRPGTARRLATMATSRHSLAINVTAVTSRQDTGTEFSALGTKLGTAVDLATAGIIKPDTSTGGTATDWAVPDPDPDRLGTATGLVVPVTSAPVTGETALDNVISMTAAATCSLMPSRSTDPALDRATAEAATDRATEPATLEITREAQGLPETRTDAAMSELVPEPRPKPAVPMKPVSINSSLLGYIGIDTIIEQMRKKTMKTGFDFNIMVVGTEGQSGLGKSTLVNTLFKSQVSRKASSWNREEKIPKTVEIKAIGHVIEEGGVKMKLTVIDTPGFGDQINNENCWEPIEKYINEQYEKFLKEEVNIARKKRIPDTRVHCCLYFISPTGHSLRPLDLEFMKHLSKVVNIIPVIAKADTMTLEEKSEFKQRVRKELEVNGIEFYPQKEFDEDLEDKTENDKIRQESMPFAVVGSDKEYQVNGKRVLGRKTPWGIIEVENLNHCEFALLRDFVIRTHLQDLKEVTHNIHYETYRAKRLNDNGGLPPVSVDTEESHNSNP
- the SEPTIN3 gene encoding neuronal-specific septin-3 isoform X3, producing the protein MDHDCEMQPPGAPRPGSSFSRSHLLGHPARPSKLPGGVSPLIPVLRKTVRLDAFPQSHSPQASGRPGLGARVQSAGPQETSNSLVSRKLSSISLTLRQNSQAWPLGPPSSPWEELSTLGREAATHGGGRLPVPGSPSVTPMPAGRVHSKGPGSPGLAKASRMPIVEKPLVSSYLALPFQSRLAQNPPGSAGPGLLAQRHPVPVTAHVSTRASSGRGKPRFRGIPRSRLHLQRATPTRGPTMALDLVTLNTRPGTARRLATMATSRHSLAINVTAVTSRQDTGTEFSALGTKLGTAVDLATAGIIKPDTSTGGTATDWAVPDPDPDRLGTATGLVVPVTSAPVTGETALDNVISMTAAATCSLMPSRSTDPALDRATAEAATDRATEPATLEITREAQGLPETRTDAAMSELVPEPRPKPAVPMKPVSINSSLLGYIGIDTIIEQMRKKTMKTGFDFNIMVVGQSGLGKSTLVNTLFKSQVSRKASSWNREEKIPKTVEIKAIGHVIEEGGVKMKLTVIDTPGFGDQINNENCWEPIEKYINEQYEKFLKEEVNIARKKRIPDTRVHCCLYFISPTGHSLRPLDLEFMKHLSKVVNIIPVIAKADTMTLEEKSEFKQRVRKELEVNGIEFYPQKEFDEDLEDKTENDKIRQESMPFAVVGSDKEYQVNGKRVLGRKTPWGIIEVENLNHCEFALLRDFVIRTHLQDLKEVTHNIHYETYRAKRLNDNGGLPPGEGLPGTALAPVPATPCPTAE
- the SEPTIN3 gene encoding neuronal-specific septin-3 isoform X4, which translates into the protein MDHDCEMQPPGAPRPGSSFSRSHLLGHPARPSKLPGGVSPLIPVLRKTVRLDAFPQSHSPQASGRPGLGARVQSAGPQETSNSLVSRKLSSISLTLRQNSQAWPLGPPSSPWEELSTLGREAATHGGGRLPVPGSPSVTPMPAGRVHSKGPGSPGLAKASRMPIVEKPLVSSYLALPFQSRLAQNPPGSAGPGLLAQRHPVPVTAHVSTRASSGRGKPRFRGIPRSRLHLQRATPTRGPTMALDLVTLNTRPGTARRLATMATSRHSLAINVTAVTSRQDTGTEFSALGTKLGTAVDLATAGIIKPDTSTGGTATDWAVPDPDPDRLGTATGLVVPVTSAPVTGETALDNVISMTAAATCSLMPSRSTDPALDRATAEAATDRATEPATLEITREAQGLPETRTDAAMSELVPEPRPKPAVPMKPVSINSSLLGYIGIDTIIEQMRKKTMKTGFDFNIMVVGQSGLGKSTLVNTLFKSQVSRKASSWNREEKIPKTVEIKAIGHVIEEGGVKMKLTVIDTPGFGDQINNENCWEPIEKYINEQYEKFLKEEVNIARKKRIPDTRVHCCLYFISPTGHSLRPLDLEFMKHLSKVVNIIPVIAKADTMTLEEKSEFKQRVRKELEVNGIEFYPQKEFDEDLEDKTENDKIRESMPFAVVGSDKEYQVNGKRVLGRKTPWGIIEVENLNHCEFALLRDFVIRTHLQDLKEVTHNIHYETYRAKRLNDNGGLPPGEGLPGTALAPVPATPCPTAE
- the SEPTIN3 gene encoding neuronal-specific septin-3 isoform X2; the protein is MDHDCEMQPPGAPRPGSSFSRSHLLGHPARPSKLPGGVSPLIPVLRKTVRLDAFPQSHSPQASGRPGLGARVQSAGPQETSNSLVSRKLSSISLTLRQNSQAWPLGPPSSPWEELSTLGREAATHGGGRLPVPGSPSVTPMPAGRVHSKGPGSPGLAKASRMPIVEKPLVSSYLALPFQSRLAQNPPGSAGPGLLAQRHPVPVTAHVSTRASSGRGKPRFRGIPRSRLHLQRATPTRGPTMALDLVTLNTRPGTARRLATMATSRHSLAINVTAVTSRQDTGTEFSALGTKLGTAVDLATAGIIKPDTSTGGTATDWAVPDPDPDRLGTATGLVVPVTSAPVTGETALDNVISMTAAATCSLMPSRSTDPALDRATAEAATDRATEPATLEITREAQGLPETRTDAAMSELVPEPRPKPAVPMKPVSINSSLLGYIGIDTIIEQMRKKTMKTGFDFNIMVVGTEGQSGLGKSTLVNTLFKSQVSRKASSWNREEKIPKTVEIKAIGHVIEEGGVKMKLTVIDTPGFGDQINNENCWEPIEKYINEQYEKFLKEEVNIARKKRIPDTRVHCCLYFISPTGHSLRPLDLEFMKHLSKVVNIIPVIAKADTMTLEEKSEFKQRVRKELEVNGIEFYPQKEFDEDLEDKTENDKIRESMPFAVVGSDKEYQVNGKRVLGRKTPWGIIEVENLNHCEFALLRDFVIRTHLQDLKEVTHNIHYETYRAKRLNDNGGLPPGEGLPGTALAPVPATPCPTAE